The following proteins are co-located in the Pseudarthrobacter siccitolerans genome:
- the trpB gene encoding tryptophan synthase subunit beta: MADAPSVNADNNAAEAFLQGGSLKHAPGPYFGSYGGRWMPESLIAALDELEETFDKAKDDPDFRAQVADLNKNYSGRPSLLTEAKRFSEHAGGVRIFLKREDLNHTGSHKINNVLGQALLAKRMGKTRVIAETGAGQHGVASATAAALMGLECVVYMGAEDCRRQALNVARMELLGATVIPVTSGSQTLKDAINDALRDWVANVDNTHYLLGTAAGAHPFPAMVRYFHEVIGEEARAQILDQEGRLPDAVCACIGGGSNAIGIFHGFLDDPSVKIYGFEAGGDGVETGRHAATITLGKPGVLHGARSYLMQDDDGQTIESHSISAGLDYPGVGPEHSYLSDIGRVSYEPITDSEAMEAFRLLCRTEGIIPAIESAHALAGAIKVGQRLAAEAAATGGSADDKIVIVNLSGRGDKDVATAAEWFDLLDKNSAESEIGKEGEQL; this comes from the coding sequence ATGGCTGACGCACCCTCGGTTAACGCTGACAACAACGCCGCGGAAGCATTCCTGCAGGGCGGCTCCCTGAAGCACGCCCCGGGGCCGTACTTCGGCAGCTACGGGGGGCGCTGGATGCCCGAGTCCCTCATTGCAGCCCTGGACGAGCTTGAAGAGACGTTCGACAAGGCCAAGGATGACCCTGACTTCCGCGCCCAGGTCGCGGACCTGAACAAGAACTACTCCGGCCGGCCCTCGCTGCTGACCGAAGCCAAGCGCTTCTCCGAGCATGCCGGGGGAGTCCGGATCTTCCTCAAGCGCGAGGACCTGAACCACACCGGTTCCCACAAGATCAACAACGTCCTGGGCCAGGCGCTGCTCGCCAAGCGCATGGGCAAGACCCGCGTCATCGCCGAGACCGGCGCCGGCCAGCACGGCGTGGCCAGCGCCACCGCCGCCGCCCTGATGGGCTTGGAGTGCGTGGTGTACATGGGGGCCGAGGACTGCCGCCGCCAGGCGTTGAACGTTGCCCGGATGGAGCTCCTGGGCGCCACGGTCATCCCCGTCACCAGCGGCTCGCAGACGCTCAAGGACGCCATCAATGACGCCCTGCGGGACTGGGTGGCCAACGTTGACAACACCCACTACCTCCTCGGTACCGCCGCCGGCGCCCACCCGTTCCCGGCGATGGTCCGCTACTTCCATGAGGTGATCGGCGAGGAAGCCCGCGCCCAGATCCTGGACCAGGAAGGCCGGCTGCCGGACGCCGTCTGCGCCTGCATCGGCGGCGGCTCGAACGCCATCGGCATCTTCCACGGCTTCCTGGACGACCCGTCCGTGAAGATCTACGGCTTCGAAGCAGGCGGCGACGGCGTGGAAACGGGCCGGCACGCTGCCACCATCACACTTGGCAAGCCCGGCGTCCTCCACGGCGCCCGCTCCTACCTCATGCAGGACGACGACGGCCAGACGATCGAGTCCCACTCGATCTCTGCCGGCCTCGACTACCCCGGCGTGGGACCTGAGCACTCGTACCTCTCCGACATCGGGCGGGTCAGCTACGAGCCCATCACGGACAGCGAGGCCATGGAAGCCTTCCGGCTCCTGTGCCGCACCGAAGGCATCATCCCGGCGATCGAATCCGCGCACGCGCTGGCCGGGGCCATCAAGGTGGGGCAGCGGCTCGCTGCCGAAGCCGCAGCAACCGGCGGTAGCGCTGACGACAAGATCGTCATCGTGAACCTGTCGGGCCGCGGGGACAAGGACGTGGCCACCGCAGCCGAATGGTTCGATCTGCTGGACAAGAATTCCGCCGAGTCTGAAATCGGCAAAGAGGGGGAGCAGCTGTGA
- the trpA gene encoding tryptophan synthase subunit alpha, whose translation MSTAQTTSKSAAAIDKARAEGRAALIGYLPAGYPSVEETIAAGIALAENGADLIEIGIPYSDPVMDGQVIQAATTEALAKGFHVRQVFDVVAGITSKTDAAVLVMTYWNPVIRMGVDEFSRRLSEAGGAGLITPDLIPDEAAEWMEASDKYGLDRVFLVAPSSTTERMQRTVDASRGFVYAVSIMGVTGARTSVSTAAKDVVAAAHAAGAERVCVGLGVSTAEQVREIAAYAEGVIVGTALVAAIRDGGVDAVAALTKDLSTGLTRETGLTREEA comes from the coding sequence GTGAGTACGGCACAGACCACCAGCAAGTCGGCCGCGGCCATTGACAAGGCCCGCGCCGAAGGCCGCGCCGCCCTCATCGGCTACCTTCCCGCCGGGTACCCCAGCGTGGAGGAAACCATCGCCGCGGGCATCGCCCTTGCCGAGAATGGCGCCGACCTCATCGAAATCGGTATCCCGTACTCGGACCCGGTGATGGACGGCCAGGTCATCCAGGCCGCCACCACCGAGGCGCTGGCCAAGGGCTTCCACGTGCGCCAGGTCTTTGATGTGGTGGCAGGCATCACCAGCAAAACCGACGCCGCAGTCCTGGTAATGACCTACTGGAATCCGGTTATCCGCATGGGTGTGGATGAGTTCTCACGGCGCCTGTCCGAAGCAGGGGGAGCCGGGCTCATTACCCCTGACCTCATCCCGGACGAGGCCGCCGAGTGGATGGAAGCCTCAGACAAGTATGGCCTGGACCGGGTGTTCCTCGTGGCGCCGTCCTCCACCACTGAGCGCATGCAGCGCACAGTGGATGCCAGCCGCGGCTTTGTCTACGCCGTGTCCATCATGGGTGTCACCGGCGCCCGCACCTCCGTCAGCACTGCTGCCAAGGACGTCGTAGCCGCGGCTCATGCTGCCGGTGCGGAGCGTGTGTGCGTAGGACTCGGCGTCTCCACTGCCGAACAGGTCCGCGAGATCGCCGCCTACGCGGAAGGCGTGATCGTGGGGACCGCGCTGGTGGCCGCAATCCGCGACGGCGGCGTGGACGCCGTCGCCGCCCTCACCAAGGACCTCAGCACTGGCCTGACGCGGGAAACCGGCCTGACCAGGGAAGAAGCCTAA
- the lgt gene encoding prolipoprotein diacylglyceryl transferase, whose translation MQTLLQAAALVPASIPSPDWSGFDIPLPWGTLRIHAYALCILAGIVVGLWLTSVRWAKRGAPEGSVWDIVVWAIPFGIIGGRLYHVVSSPDAYFGPGFDGTGDLSLIPQIQRGGLGIWGAVVLGVVGAWIGCRRSGVKLSAFLDAAAPGLLLAQAVGRWGNYFNQELFGGPTTLPWGLQIDADNPNFPAGAAADTLFHPTFLYESLWNLAGVVILLALDRKFNFRRSRLFWLYAMYYTLGRVWIEAMRIDDAEQISLFGITTRLNVWTSIFVFLAALTAFILLGRKKPADADSPYLPGRESAEKQGAGDVAGAGDSVRDTDPVVSDSESRDNLPDNQSGSRRASVPTEEAEAAPAGPKPEPDATAAGRSGSTATGTAPEAGATQ comes from the coding sequence ATGCAGACGCTCCTTCAGGCCGCGGCCCTGGTGCCGGCCAGCATTCCCAGCCCGGACTGGTCCGGGTTCGACATTCCCCTGCCCTGGGGAACGCTGCGCATCCACGCCTACGCCCTGTGCATCCTCGCCGGCATCGTGGTGGGCCTGTGGCTGACCTCCGTGCGCTGGGCCAAGCGCGGCGCCCCTGAAGGCAGCGTCTGGGACATCGTGGTCTGGGCTATTCCCTTCGGCATCATCGGCGGCCGCCTGTACCACGTGGTCTCGTCCCCGGATGCCTACTTTGGCCCCGGGTTTGACGGCACCGGCGACCTCTCCCTGATCCCGCAGATCCAGCGCGGAGGCCTGGGCATCTGGGGCGCAGTGGTGCTTGGCGTTGTGGGTGCGTGGATCGGCTGCCGCCGCAGCGGGGTCAAGCTGAGCGCCTTCCTGGACGCCGCCGCACCCGGGCTGCTGCTGGCCCAGGCCGTGGGCCGCTGGGGCAACTACTTCAACCAGGAACTCTTCGGCGGCCCCACCACGCTGCCCTGGGGGCTGCAGATCGACGCGGACAACCCCAACTTCCCCGCCGGAGCGGCCGCGGACACCCTGTTCCACCCCACGTTCCTGTACGAATCGCTGTGGAACCTGGCCGGCGTCGTCATCCTGCTCGCGCTGGACCGGAAGTTCAACTTCCGCCGCAGCAGGCTGTTCTGGCTCTACGCCATGTACTACACGCTGGGCCGGGTCTGGATCGAAGCCATGCGCATCGACGACGCTGAGCAGATCTCCCTGTTTGGCATCACTACCCGGCTGAATGTCTGGACCAGCATCTTCGTATTCCTGGCCGCGCTGACGGCGTTCATCCTGCTGGGTCGAAAGAAGCCGGCGGACGCTGACAGCCCCTATCTTCCGGGCCGTGAATCCGCGGAAAAGCAGGGCGCAGGGGACGTAGCAGGTGCCGGCGATTCGGTCCGTGATACGGACCCTGTTGTCTCAGATAGTGAATCGCGTGATAATCTCCCTGATAACCAAAGCGGTTCCCGGCGTGCTTCCGTCCCCACGGAAGAGGCCGAGGCTGCGCCGGCCGGCCCCAAGCCGGAACCGGACGCAACCGCTGCCGGACGTTCCGGCAGCACAGCCACAGGAACCGCGCCGGAAGCCGGCGCTACGCAGTAA
- the gltB gene encoding glutamate synthase large subunit — protein MTQTLHTPSWSEPDQPETAMSPFKRFARLPEARGLYNPEQEKDACGLAIIATLRGEPGYDIVDAALTALRNLEHRGAVGADEGTGDGAGLLMQIPDEFFRAVTEFELPAPGQYVAGTAFLPAEQREADAAKAGIEGLAADEGLKVLGWREVPIVADLVGAMARACMPYFSQPFLASASGEELDRNELDSRAWRIRKRAQNKFGVYFPSLSSRTIVYKGMLTTAQLEPFYPDLSDKRFKTKLAIVHSRFSTNTFPSWPLAQPFRTIAHNGEINTVKGNRNWMRARQSQLANPLLGDSPEELYPICTPGASDSASFDEVAELLWLSGRPITHSIMMMIPEAWENHATMDPARRAFYEYHSLLMEPWDGPAAVSFTDGNLVGATLDRNGLRPGRFWITEDGLIVFASEVGVIDVEASKVVKKGRVSPGKMFLVDTESGRIIDDEEVKAEVAAANPWAEWVKDNLIDLNDLPEREHVVHTAASVNIRQRTFGYTTEELKILLGPMARTGAEPLGAMGSDTPVAVLSKRPRLLFDYFVQSFAQVTNPPLDAIREELVTSLTCAIGPNGNLLDTKQVRQPQVQLPFPVINNDQLAKIANIEDAEGNRVAMKVRGLYRPEGGENALRARLTEICEQVSGAINRGVQYVVLSDRDSNAQWAPIPSLLLVSAVHHHLLRSANRTKTALVVEAGDVRETHHVAVLIGYGASAVNPYLAMESVEQLIAAGDVTGVTPQDGVYNLIKGLGKGVLKIMSKMGISTVASYTGAQTFEALGLGQELVDEFFAGTHSQLGGVGLDVIAAEVSARHQMAYPEGGIEQPHRPLLGGGEYQWRRDGEPHLFNPETVFRLQHATRERRYDIFKAYTKGVDDQSQNLMTLRGLLKFKNERPAVPLEEVEPVSSIVKRFSTGAMSYGSISQEAHETLAIAMNQLGGKSNTGEGGEDVERLLDPKRRSAVKQIASGRFGVTSLYLTNADDIQIKMAQGAKPGEGGQLMAQKVYPWVARTRHSTPGVGLISPPPHHDIYSIEDLAQLIYDAKRANPSARVHVKLVSEVGIGTVASGVTKAKADVVLVSGHDGGTGASPLNSLKHAGVPWELGLAETQQTLMLNGLRDRVVVQVDGQLKTGRDVVIAALLGGEEFGFATAPLVVEGCIMMRVCHLDTCPVGVATQNPELRARFSGKPEFVVNFFEFLAEEVREILAELGFRSLEEAIGHAEVLDAREAVNHWKADGLDLDPILHGLEFDDDAPLRNMTGQNHELDKHFDQRLITMATEALTDRSPVKISVDVINTDRSVGTMLGHVVTKTFSTDVLATDTIDITLNGTAGQSLGAFLPAGITLRLFGDSNDYVGKGLSGGRIIVRPDRTNVFKAETNVIAGNVIGYGATSGEMFLRGQVGERFLVRNSGATAVAEGIGDHGCEYMTGGQTLIIGRTGRNFGAGMSGGTAYVLDLDTAKVNKDALQSGELQLRELDAEDRDIVHGLLVKHVEETDSQLAARLLENFDDTAARITKVLPRDYAAVLQTRLDAIEEGLDPDGEEVWSRILEVTGG, from the coding sequence ATGACCCAAACTCTTCACACTCCCAGCTGGTCTGAACCGGATCAGCCTGAGACTGCCATGTCTCCGTTCAAGCGCTTCGCGCGCTTGCCGGAGGCACGCGGGTTGTACAACCCCGAGCAGGAGAAGGACGCCTGCGGTCTTGCGATCATCGCCACCCTGCGCGGCGAACCCGGCTACGACATCGTGGACGCCGCCCTCACGGCCCTGCGCAACCTCGAGCACCGCGGTGCCGTGGGTGCGGACGAGGGAACCGGTGACGGCGCAGGCCTCCTCATGCAGATTCCGGATGAGTTCTTCCGCGCCGTCACGGAGTTCGAACTTCCCGCCCCCGGCCAGTACGTTGCCGGTACTGCGTTCCTTCCCGCCGAGCAGCGCGAAGCCGACGCCGCCAAGGCAGGCATCGAGGGTCTTGCAGCTGACGAGGGCCTGAAGGTCCTCGGCTGGCGTGAAGTGCCCATCGTCGCCGACCTCGTCGGTGCCATGGCGCGCGCCTGCATGCCCTACTTCTCCCAGCCGTTCCTGGCATCCGCCAGCGGCGAGGAACTGGACCGCAACGAACTGGACTCCCGCGCCTGGCGTATCCGCAAGCGTGCCCAGAACAAGTTCGGCGTGTACTTCCCGTCGCTGTCCTCGCGGACCATCGTCTACAAGGGCATGCTCACCACCGCCCAGCTGGAGCCGTTCTACCCGGACCTCTCGGACAAGCGGTTCAAGACCAAACTGGCGATCGTCCACTCGCGCTTCTCCACCAACACGTTCCCGTCCTGGCCGCTGGCCCAGCCGTTCCGCACCATCGCCCACAACGGTGAAATCAACACCGTCAAGGGCAACCGGAACTGGATGCGGGCACGCCAGTCGCAGCTGGCCAACCCGCTGCTGGGTGACTCGCCGGAAGAGCTGTACCCCATCTGCACCCCGGGTGCTTCGGACTCCGCGTCCTTCGACGAGGTCGCCGAGCTGCTCTGGCTCTCCGGCCGCCCCATCACGCACTCGATCATGATGATGATCCCTGAGGCCTGGGAAAACCACGCCACCATGGATCCGGCACGGCGTGCGTTCTACGAGTACCACTCGCTGCTGATGGAGCCGTGGGACGGTCCCGCAGCTGTTTCGTTCACGGACGGCAACCTCGTGGGCGCCACGCTGGACCGCAACGGCCTGCGCCCGGGCCGCTTCTGGATCACCGAGGACGGCCTGATCGTCTTCGCCTCCGAGGTGGGCGTCATCGACGTCGAAGCCTCCAAGGTGGTCAAGAAGGGCCGCGTGTCCCCGGGCAAGATGTTCCTGGTGGACACGGAGTCCGGCCGCATCATTGACGACGAAGAGGTCAAGGCCGAGGTGGCCGCCGCCAACCCGTGGGCGGAGTGGGTCAAGGACAACCTGATCGACCTCAACGACCTTCCCGAGCGCGAGCACGTGGTCCACACGGCCGCGTCCGTCAACATCCGCCAGCGGACCTTCGGCTACACCACGGAGGAACTGAAGATCCTGCTCGGCCCGATGGCCCGCACCGGTGCCGAACCGCTTGGCGCCATGGGCTCGGACACTCCCGTGGCCGTGCTGTCCAAGCGCCCCCGGCTGCTGTTTGACTACTTCGTGCAGTCCTTCGCCCAGGTGACCAACCCGCCGCTGGACGCCATCCGCGAAGAGCTCGTTACGTCGCTGACCTGTGCCATCGGCCCCAACGGCAACCTCCTGGACACCAAGCAGGTCCGCCAGCCCCAGGTCCAGCTGCCGTTCCCGGTGATCAACAACGACCAGCTCGCCAAGATCGCCAACATCGAGGACGCCGAGGGCAACCGCGTTGCCATGAAGGTCCGCGGCCTGTACCGCCCCGAAGGCGGCGAAAACGCGCTCCGCGCCCGCCTGACCGAAATCTGCGAGCAGGTTTCCGGCGCCATCAACCGCGGAGTGCAGTACGTTGTGCTGTCCGACCGCGACTCGAACGCACAATGGGCGCCCATCCCGTCCCTGCTGCTGGTCAGCGCCGTGCACCACCACCTGCTGCGCAGCGCCAACCGCACCAAGACCGCCCTGGTGGTCGAAGCCGGTGACGTCCGCGAGACGCACCACGTCGCGGTGCTGATCGGCTACGGCGCCTCTGCCGTGAACCCTTACCTGGCCATGGAATCCGTGGAGCAGCTGATTGCTGCCGGCGACGTCACCGGCGTCACCCCGCAGGACGGCGTCTACAACCTCATCAAGGGCCTCGGCAAGGGCGTCCTGAAGATCATGTCCAAGATGGGCATCTCCACCGTGGCGTCCTACACCGGCGCGCAGACGTTCGAGGCACTGGGCCTGGGACAGGAACTGGTGGACGAATTCTTCGCCGGAACCCACTCCCAGCTCGGCGGCGTGGGCCTGGACGTCATCGCGGCCGAAGTGTCCGCGCGCCACCAGATGGCCTACCCCGAGGGTGGCATCGAGCAGCCCCACCGCCCGCTTCTGGGCGGCGGCGAATACCAGTGGCGCCGCGACGGTGAGCCGCACCTGTTCAACCCGGAGACCGTCTTCCGGCTGCAGCACGCCACGCGTGAACGCCGTTACGACATCTTCAAGGCCTACACCAAGGGCGTGGACGACCAGTCCCAGAACCTGATGACCCTGCGCGGGCTGCTCAAGTTCAAGAACGAGCGTCCCGCTGTTCCGCTGGAAGAAGTGGAGCCCGTCTCCAGCATCGTCAAGCGGTTCTCCACGGGTGCCATGAGCTACGGCTCCATCTCACAGGAAGCCCACGAGACGCTGGCCATCGCCATGAACCAGCTCGGCGGCAAGTCCAACACCGGTGAAGGCGGCGAGGACGTGGAGCGACTGCTCGACCCCAAGCGCCGCTCCGCTGTGAAGCAGATTGCTTCCGGGCGTTTCGGTGTCACCAGCCTCTACCTGACCAATGCCGACGACATCCAGATCAAGATGGCGCAGGGCGCGAAGCCCGGCGAAGGCGGCCAGCTGATGGCGCAGAAGGTCTACCCCTGGGTGGCCCGTACGCGGCACTCGACCCCCGGCGTCGGACTCATCTCCCCGCCCCCGCACCACGACATCTACTCCATCGAGGACCTGGCGCAGCTGATCTACGATGCCAAGCGCGCCAACCCCTCGGCCCGCGTACACGTCAAGCTCGTCTCCGAAGTGGGGATCGGCACCGTGGCGTCGGGTGTGACCAAGGCGAAGGCCGACGTCGTGTTGGTTTCCGGCCACGACGGCGGAACCGGCGCCTCGCCGCTGAACTCGCTCAAACACGCCGGTGTTCCCTGGGAACTCGGCCTGGCCGAGACCCAGCAGACGCTGATGCTCAACGGCCTGCGCGACCGTGTGGTGGTGCAGGTGGACGGCCAGCTCAAGACCGGCCGCGACGTGGTGATCGCCGCGCTGCTCGGCGGCGAGGAGTTCGGCTTCGCCACTGCACCGCTGGTGGTGGAAGGCTGCATCATGATGCGCGTCTGCCACCTGGACACCTGCCCGGTGGGCGTTGCGACCCAGAACCCGGAACTCCGGGCACGCTTCAGTGGTAAGCCCGAGTTCGTGGTCAACTTCTTCGAGTTCCTCGCTGAGGAAGTCCGCGAGATCCTGGCCGAGCTGGGTTTCCGCAGCCTGGAAGAGGCCATCGGCCATGCTGAGGTCCTTGACGCCCGGGAGGCTGTCAACCACTGGAAGGCCGACGGGCTGGACCTGGATCCGATCCTGCACGGGCTGGAGTTCGACGACGACGCCCCGCTGCGGAACATGACGGGCCAGAACCACGAGCTGGACAAGCACTTCGACCAGCGGCTCATCACCATGGCAACCGAGGCCCTGACGGACCGCAGCCCGGTGAAGATCTCCGTCGACGTGATCAACACGGACCGTTCCGTGGGCACCATGCTGGGCCATGTGGTCACCAAGACGTTCAGCACGGACGTCCTGGCCACGGACACGATCGATATCACCCTGAACGGCACCGCCGGCCAGTCCCTGGGCGCCTTCCTGCCCGCAGGCATCACCCTGCGGCTGTTCGGCGACTCGAACGACTACGTGGGCAAGGGCCTCTCGGGCGGACGCATCATCGTCCGGCCGGACCGCACCAACGTGTTCAAGGCAGAGACGAACGTCATCGCCGGCAACGTCATCGGCTACGGCGCCACGAGCGGTGAAATGTTCCTGCGCGGCCAGGTGGGCGAACGCTTCCTGGTCCGCAACTCGGGTGCCACCGCCGTCGCCGAAGGTATCGGTGACCATGGCTGCGAGTACATGACCGGTGGCCAGACGCTGATCATCGGCCGTACCGGGCGCAACTTCGGCGCCGGCATGTCCGGCGGCACCGCCTATGTCCTGGACCTGGACACTGCGAAGGTCAACAAGGACGCACTGCAGTCCGGTGAACTCCAGCTCCGCGAGCTGGACGCCGAAGACCGCGACATCGTGCATGGCCTCCTGGTCAAGCATGTTGAAGAAACTGACTCCCAGCTGGCCGCGCGCCTCCTCGAGAACTTCGATGACACCGCTGCCCGCATTACCAAGGTGCTGCCGCGCGATTACGCGGCCGTGCTGCAAACCCGTCTCGACGCCATCGAAGAGGGCCTGGACCCCGACGGCGAAGAAGTGTGGTCTCGAATCCTGGAGGTAACCGGTGGCTGA
- a CDS encoding glutamate synthase subunit beta — translation MADPRGFLKVRQRETQPRRPVPVRIMDWKEVYEAQEKGTLKAQAGRCMDCGVPFCHQGCPLGNLIPEWNDLMWRDKGEEAIERLHATNNFPEFTGRLCPAPCEASCVLGINQPAVTIKQVEVSIIDEAWDNGWVSPLPPARLTGKTVAVVGSGPAGLAVAQQLTRVGHTVAVYERDDKIGGLLRYGIPDFKMEKEQVDRRVEQMKSEGTRFRTGVAVGTDVTWEQLRRRYDAVVVCTGATVPRDLPIPGRDLHGVHFAMDYLVPANRVVAGETVENQINAQGKHVVILGGGDTGADCLGTAHRHGAASVTTLAIGKQPPAERASHQPWPTFPTLFEMASAHEEGGERTYLASTVEFVGENGQLTGVKVAETEFVDGKRLPKAGTERIIPADLVFLSLGFTGAEPAGITEQVHAEFDGRGNVSRDGYYMTNTEGVFVAGDAGRGQSLIVWAIAEGRAAAAAVDKYLMGSTILPAPVAPTDRAIAVL, via the coding sequence GTGGCTGATCCACGCGGATTTTTGAAAGTACGTCAGCGTGAAACCCAGCCGCGCCGTCCCGTTCCCGTCCGCATCATGGACTGGAAGGAAGTGTACGAGGCGCAGGAAAAGGGCACGCTGAAGGCCCAGGCGGGCCGCTGCATGGACTGCGGCGTGCCGTTCTGCCACCAGGGCTGCCCGCTGGGCAACCTCATTCCCGAGTGGAACGACCTCATGTGGCGGGACAAGGGCGAGGAAGCCATCGAGCGCCTTCACGCCACGAACAACTTCCCGGAGTTCACCGGCCGCCTGTGCCCCGCCCCGTGCGAGGCCTCCTGCGTGCTGGGAATCAACCAGCCTGCCGTGACCATCAAGCAGGTGGAAGTCTCCATCATTGACGAAGCCTGGGACAACGGCTGGGTCAGCCCGCTGCCGCCCGCACGCCTGACCGGTAAGACCGTTGCCGTCGTCGGCTCCGGCCCGGCCGGCCTGGCCGTCGCGCAGCAGCTGACCCGCGTGGGCCACACCGTGGCCGTGTACGAGCGTGACGACAAGATCGGCGGCCTGCTGCGGTACGGCATCCCCGACTTCAAGATGGAAAAAGAGCAGGTCGACCGCCGCGTCGAGCAGATGAAGTCGGAAGGCACCCGCTTCCGCACCGGTGTAGCGGTTGGCACGGACGTGACCTGGGAGCAGCTGCGCAGGCGCTACGACGCCGTCGTGGTCTGCACGGGTGCCACCGTTCCGCGTGACCTGCCCATCCCGGGGCGCGACCTCCACGGCGTCCACTTCGCCATGGACTACCTCGTTCCGGCCAACCGCGTAGTTGCGGGGGAGACGGTGGAGAACCAGATCAACGCCCAGGGCAAGCACGTGGTGATCCTTGGCGGCGGCGATACCGGAGCCGATTGCCTGGGCACCGCCCACCGCCACGGTGCTGCCTCGGTGACCACCCTGGCCATCGGCAAGCAGCCGCCGGCAGAGCGTGCCAGCCATCAACCCTGGCCGACGTTCCCCACACTGTTCGAAATGGCCAGCGCACACGAGGAAGGCGGCGAGCGGACCTACCTTGCCTCCACCGTTGAATTCGTTGGCGAAAACGGACAGCTCACCGGCGTAAAGGTTGCCGAGACGGAATTCGTTGACGGCAAGCGCCTGCCCAAGGCCGGCACCGAGCGGATCATCCCCGCTGACCTGGTGTTCCTGTCCCTGGGCTTCACCGGCGCGGAACCTGCAGGCATTACCGAGCAGGTCCACGCCGAGTTCGACGGCCGCGGCAACGTGTCCCGTGACGGCTACTACATGACCAACACCGAGGGCGTTTTTGTGGCCGGCGACGCCGGCCGCGGACAGTCCCTCATTGTGTGGGCCATCGCCGAAGGACGCGCCGCTGCGGCAGCGGTGGACAAGTACCTGATGGGCAGCACCATCCTGCCCGCACCCGTGGCGCCTACCGACCGGGCCATCGCCGTCCTCTAG